A single region of the Triticum dicoccoides isolate Atlit2015 ecotype Zavitan chromosome 2B, WEW_v2.0, whole genome shotgun sequence genome encodes:
- the LOC119365528 gene encoding protein NRT1/ PTR FAMILY 8.3-like yields MDAMERGQSSPRLPKSRGSKIDEESLKVPLIESKKTGSRAPAVVLGFECLESTAFNGVATNLVLYLESVLHGSGLASASNVTTWIGTSFLTPVLGAILADTFWGNYNTILVSLVVYLLGMMLITFSALLPTTELCGLGSSCHPMFGAHTVAFSGLYLVAFGSGGVRAALLPFGAEQFDDDNAVDRERKMAFFSWFYICVDFGMIVSGLFLVWIQQNVSWGLGFGIATACIALAFVGFVLFTPMYKRSMPTGSPFKSLCQVVVAACRKVTLRVPADAAVLYEVSDKIDQPRIAHTKEFTFLDKAAVVADSDLEEVTNADTAAAPAGSWRLCTVTQVEELKILMRLLPIWATSIVLSAAYAQLNTTFVQQGSAMDMRVMSFTIPAASMVSFEVICVLAWVLIYGSVIVPALRRLFPASDEPSQLRRMGAGRLLMAFAMAVAALVEMRRLEAAGSGESISIGWQMPQYFVLAGAEVFCYIAQLEFFYSEAPESMKSMCTSFALLTVALGSYASSLIYAVVNALTATGGRPGWISDDLNEGHLDYFFWTMAALCTLNFVVYSAFARNYQVKTVVS; encoded by the exons ATGGACGCCATggagagaggccagagctcgccGCGGCTGCCCAAG AGCCGGGGCTCAAAGATCGACGAAGAAAGCCTAAAGGTGCCGCTGATAGAGAGCAAGAAGACCGGCAGCCGGGCGCCGGCGGTGGTCCTCGGCTTCGAGTGCCTCGAGAGCACGGCCTTCAACGGCGTCGCCACCAACCTGGTGCTATACCTGGAGAGCGTCCTGCACGGCAGCGGCCTCGCCAGCGCCTCCAACGTCACCACCTGGATCGGCACCAGCTTCCTCACGCCCGTCCTCGGCGCCATCCTCGCCGACACCTTCTGGGGCAACTACAACACCATCCTCGTCTCCCTCGTCGTTTACCTTCTC GGTATGATGCTCATCACCTTCTCCGCGTTACTTCCGACCACCGAGCTGTGCGGGCTGGGCTCGTCGTGCCACCCGATGTTCGGCGCGCACACCGTCGCCTTCTCCGGCCTCTACCTCGTGGCGTTCGGCAGCGGCGGCGTGCGGGCGGCGCTGCTGCCGTTCGGTGCGGAGCAGTTCGACGACGACAACGCCGTGGACCGGGAGCGGAAGATGGCATTCTTCAGCTGGTTCTACATCTGCGTCGACTTCGGCATGATCGTGTCCGGGCTCTTCCTCGTGTGGATCCAGCAGAACGTCAGCTGGGGCCTCGGCTTCGGCATCGCCACGGCCTGCATCGCGCTCGCCTTCGTCGGCTTCGTGCTTTTCACGCCCATGTACAAGCGTAGCATGCCGACCGGCAGCCCGTTCAAGAGCCTGTGCCAGGTCGTGGTCGCCGCGTGCAGGAAGGTCACACTCCGCGTCCCCGCCGACGCCGCCGTCCTCTACGAGGTCAGCGACAAGATCGACCAGCCCAGGATCGCGCACACCAAAGAGTTCACGTTCCTCGACAAGGCGGCCGTGGTCGCGGACTCGGACCTGGAGGAGGTGACGAACGCCGACACCGCGGCGGCGCCCGCGGGCTCGTGGAGGCTGTGCACGGTGACGCAGGTGGAGGAACTCAAGATCCTGATGCGGCTGCTGCCGATCTGGGCGACGAGCATCGTGCTGTCCGCAGCGTACGCGCAGCTGAACACCACGTTCGTGCAACAGGGCAGCGCCATGGACATGCGGGTCATGTCGTTCACCATCCCGGCCGCGTCCATGGTGTCCTTCGAGGTGATCTGCGTCCTGGCGTGGGTGCTCATCTACGGCTCGGTGATCGTACCGGCACTCAGGAGACTCTTCCCGGCGAGCGACGAGCCGTCGCAGCTGCGGCGGATGGGCGCCGGGCGGCTGCTCATGGCGTTCGCGATGGCCGTGGCGGCGCTGGTGGAGATGAGGAGGCTGGAGGCCGCCGGGAGCGGGGAGTCCATCAGCATCGGGTGGCAGATGCCGCAGTACTTCGTGCTGGCCGGCGCGGAGGTGTTCTGCTACATCGCGCAGCTGGAGTTCTTCTACAGCGAGGCGCCGGAGTCGATGAAGAGCATGTGCACGTCCTTCGCGCTGCTCACCGTGGCGCTGGGCAGCTACGCGAGCTCGCTGATCTACGCCGTCGTGAACGCGCTGACGGCCACCGGCGGGCGGCCCGGGTGGATATCGGACGACCTCAACGAGGGGCACCTCGACTACTTCTTCTGGACCATGGCAGCGCTGTGCACGCTCAACTTCGTCGTGTACAGCGCCTTCGCCAGGAACTACCAGGTGAAGACGGTCGTGTCgtga